A portion of the Thermotoga sp. SG1 genome contains these proteins:
- a CDS encoding ABC transporter ATP-binding protein codes for MALIEVKDLKKYFPVRRGPIDAILRKPKKYVKAVDGVSFCIEEGKSLGLVGESGSGKTTTGRVILRLEEPTDGTILFDGKDITKLSKEEMRKLRKEMQIIFQDPMASLNPYMRVGRAIEHALEIHGIGDRLARKEMVLEMLRKVNLEPAEEFYRRYPRELSGGQRQRVVIARALILKPRFVVADEAVAMLDVSVRSQLLKLLQDLRREFNLTMLFITHDLATTKYVCDEIAVMYLGKIVEIGSFEDIYVNPKHPYTQALISAVPEPTLRKKKKFIPEGETPNPIDVPSGCRFHPRCPYRMDVCTREEPQLKVVERNHRVACHLYT; via the coding sequence ATGGCTCTGATTGAAGTGAAAGACCTGAAGAAGTACTTTCCTGTAAGGCGTGGACCTATCGATGCGATACTGAGAAAACCAAAAAAGTACGTGAAAGCGGTGGACGGTGTGAGTTTTTGTATCGAAGAAGGAAAGAGCCTGGGACTGGTGGGGGAGTCCGGTTCTGGTAAAACCACGACCGGCAGGGTGATTCTGAGACTGGAAGAGCCAACCGATGGAACGATACTGTTCGATGGAAAGGACATCACAAAGCTCTCAAAGGAAGAGATGAGAAAACTCAGAAAGGAAATGCAAATCATCTTCCAGGATCCTATGGCTTCCCTGAACCCTTACATGAGAGTAGGAAGGGCCATAGAACACGCCCTCGAGATACATGGAATCGGTGACAGATTGGCGAGGAAGGAAATGGTCCTTGAGATGCTTCGGAAGGTGAATCTAGAGCCTGCAGAAGAGTTCTACAGGAGGTATCCGAGGGAACTTTCAGGAGGGCAGAGACAGAGGGTGGTTATTGCCCGAGCATTGATCTTGAAGCCTCGTTTTGTTGTAGCTGACGAGGCAGTGGCCATGCTCGATGTATCTGTGAGATCCCAACTGTTGAAACTCCTTCAGGACCTTAGAAGAGAATTCAACCTCACAATGCTCTTCATCACACACGACCTTGCCACAACGAAGTACGTGTGCGATGAGATCGCTGTCATGTATCTTGGAAAAATAGTGGAGATAGGCAGTTTCGAAGATATTTATGTGAATCCAAAGCATCCCTACACGCAGGCACTCATCTCTGCAGTACCCGAACCCACGCTCAGGAAAAAGAAAAAGTTCATACCTGAAGGAGAAACCCCAAATCCCATAGATGTTCCATCTGGATGCAGATTCCATCCCAGATGTCCCTACAGGATGGATGTGTGTACAAGAGAAGAACCTCAACTCAAGGTAGTCGAAAGAAATCACAGAGTGGCGTGTCATCTCTACACCTGA